One segment of Mycolicibacterium baixiangningiae DNA contains the following:
- a CDS encoding ATP-binding protein, translating into MTEMLSAAVKQRGAGYRLQYAEVYNWGTFDDQSWRFTPGTETSLLTGDIGSGKSTIVDALTTLLVPSHKAAYNKAAGADAKERTLRSYVEGHYKSERNETTGKSRPKGLRENKRTYSVILGVFYNHGHDETVALAQVFQQRESTGQPYRFFVTAPKELSVATDFADFGSDLRELRKRLRAGGAEIFDEFPKYATALRRLLGIRSEQALELFHQTVSMKSVGNLNDFVRDHMLEPSDSTDRVRDIIGHFDDLTRAHDAVKRAREQLEALEPIADTAAKYDAALAERDELERQRAAVRLFIAESHSELLGTEIAGLEADGEALWQQRDAAEAEQRKLSHERESLIEERAKAGGNRIGELERLATEARSQADARRQTKTLFDKAVSDAGLTPVTDREAFVALSSTAAAERDRLAVDKKEVDALTVDAIGRERDSRRKCDVVAEEIASLEQRTNNLPHEQIAVRAELCAALALTPEDLPFAGELLDVHDGYAEWRGAAERVLRGFALSLLVPQSRYETVAGWVNQRKLTVAGRGAKLVYERVPQHRVRLQPTGHDGLLLADCIEVRDGAFHHYLRTELLKRADYRCATSLEQFRSERRAVTREGQVRSGDRHEKDDRHRVDDPRRWVLGWVNERKIAALRAELGELENEREQAATAAVRLGEQREALQARMDALLRVEGFRSWTDLDVDDAEARARDHDAERTRLQAGSSRLEEITRALEQNSIDGAAIAERITKLTGDLATTQAAMLRAQQERTRDDEFVGSHTEEQLETSRASYPALRQRLGNKRPERASGCAETETVLSTDLHRRIERLSGQLNGYGLNLGQYMLEVLRRWPELNADMDANVEARGDFLAFRDRVATDDLPRFESEFKDQLNKNAIQELAGFNNWLNRQAAAIDERIDRINRALGAVPYNPGRFIRLEKEPTTNQDVAQFRSDLRNLTNDMLAVDGDQYSELRFLDVKRIIERFRGRDGFAESDKNWTRRVTDVRNWFVFSASERDVDTDIEWEHYSDSDGKSGGQKEKLAYTILAASLAYQFGLEWGAEKSRDFRFAVIDEAFGRGSDVSTRYALDLFAMLGLQLLIVTPLQKVHVIEPYVKSIGIVDNPTGTYSRLQTMTIEEYRKRRDGHRS; encoded by the coding sequence ATGACTGAAATGCTATCTGCTGCAGTCAAACAGCGCGGTGCAGGGTATCGACTGCAGTACGCGGAGGTCTACAACTGGGGCACCTTCGACGACCAGTCCTGGCGGTTCACCCCCGGAACGGAGACCTCTCTGCTGACCGGTGACATCGGGTCGGGCAAGTCGACCATCGTCGACGCGCTGACCACGTTGCTGGTGCCGTCACACAAGGCCGCCTACAACAAAGCCGCGGGTGCCGACGCCAAGGAGCGCACCCTGCGCTCCTACGTCGAGGGGCACTACAAGTCGGAACGCAACGAGACCACCGGAAAGTCTCGACCCAAGGGGCTGCGGGAGAATAAGCGCACCTACTCGGTGATCCTCGGTGTCTTCTACAACCACGGTCACGACGAGACGGTCGCCTTGGCCCAGGTATTTCAGCAGCGGGAAAGCACCGGGCAGCCGTATCGCTTCTTCGTGACGGCGCCCAAGGAACTCTCCGTGGCCACAGACTTCGCTGATTTCGGATCCGACCTGCGCGAGCTTCGCAAGAGACTGCGGGCCGGCGGTGCGGAGATCTTCGACGAGTTCCCGAAGTACGCAACTGCGTTGCGCCGTCTACTGGGCATCCGATCGGAGCAGGCGCTGGAGCTGTTCCACCAGACCGTATCCATGAAATCCGTTGGCAATCTTAACGATTTCGTGCGCGACCACATGCTCGAGCCGAGCGACTCGACCGACCGCGTCCGCGACATCATCGGGCATTTCGACGATCTGACCAGAGCGCACGACGCCGTCAAACGCGCCCGCGAGCAACTCGAAGCGCTCGAACCTATCGCCGATACCGCAGCCAAATACGATGCCGCCCTCGCCGAACGTGATGAGCTGGAACGTCAACGAGCGGCGGTCCGGCTTTTCATCGCCGAATCACACTCCGAACTGCTAGGCACAGAGATCGCCGGGCTCGAGGCGGACGGAGAGGCCCTGTGGCAGCAGCGCGATGCCGCCGAAGCCGAGCAGCGAAAGCTCAGCCACGAGCGAGAATCCCTGATCGAGGAGCGGGCGAAGGCGGGCGGAAATCGGATCGGTGAGTTGGAGCGGCTCGCCACCGAGGCCCGCTCCCAGGCCGACGCGCGTCGTCAAACCAAGACGCTGTTCGACAAGGCCGTCAGCGATGCCGGGTTGACACCAGTGACGGACCGGGAAGCCTTCGTCGCCTTGTCATCGACGGCCGCCGCTGAACGTGACCGATTGGCCGTTGACAAGAAGGAAGTCGACGCCCTGACCGTCGACGCGATCGGCCGAGAGCGAGACAGCCGGCGCAAGTGCGACGTCGTCGCCGAGGAGATCGCGAGCTTGGAACAACGCACGAACAACCTGCCTCATGAGCAGATTGCGGTGCGTGCCGAATTGTGCGCGGCGCTCGCCCTGACGCCGGAAGATCTGCCCTTTGCCGGCGAACTTCTCGACGTGCACGACGGGTACGCCGAATGGCGAGGGGCCGCAGAACGTGTGCTGCGGGGGTTCGCGCTCTCGCTGCTGGTGCCGCAGTCACGCTACGAAACGGTCGCCGGATGGGTCAATCAACGCAAGCTCACCGTCGCCGGACGCGGCGCCAAGCTGGTCTACGAACGAGTTCCGCAACACCGGGTGCGACTCCAGCCGACGGGGCACGACGGACTGCTTCTCGCTGACTGCATCGAGGTCCGCGACGGGGCGTTCCACCATTATCTGCGCACCGAACTTCTCAAGCGGGCCGACTATCGTTGCGCGACAAGCCTCGAACAGTTCCGCAGCGAGCGCCGGGCGGTCACCCGCGAAGGCCAGGTGCGGTCCGGGGACCGGCACGAGAAGGACGACCGGCACCGGGTCGACGACCCCCGCCGCTGGGTGCTCGGCTGGGTCAACGAACGCAAGATCGCGGCGCTACGTGCTGAATTGGGGGAGCTCGAGAACGAACGCGAGCAGGCTGCCACGGCAGCGGTCAGGCTAGGCGAGCAGCGCGAGGCGCTGCAGGCGCGGATGGACGCACTGCTGCGCGTGGAGGGTTTTCGGTCCTGGACCGATCTGGACGTCGACGATGCCGAAGCTCGCGCCAGAGACCACGACGCCGAGCGCACCCGATTGCAAGCTGGATCATCGCGGCTGGAGGAAATCACCCGCGCCCTCGAACAGAATTCCATCGACGGCGCTGCCATCGCCGAGCGGATCACGAAACTGACAGGCGACCTCGCCACCACGCAGGCCGCCATGCTGCGCGCGCAGCAGGAGCGCACCCGCGACGACGAGTTTGTCGGCAGCCACACAGAAGAGCAGCTGGAAACGTCACGGGCGTCCTACCCGGCCCTGCGTCAACGCCTTGGCAACAAGCGGCCCGAGCGCGCCTCCGGCTGCGCCGAGACCGAGACGGTGCTCTCGACCGACTTGCACCGGCGCATCGAGCGGCTTTCCGGTCAACTCAACGGCTACGGACTGAACTTGGGTCAGTACATGCTCGAGGTGCTCCGCCGCTGGCCCGAGCTGAACGCGGACATGGACGCCAACGTCGAGGCGCGCGGCGACTTCCTGGCGTTCCGCGACCGGGTCGCCACCGACGATCTGCCGCGCTTCGAAAGCGAATTCAAGGACCAGCTCAACAAGAACGCCATCCAGGAGCTGGCGGGATTCAACAACTGGCTCAACCGGCAGGCCGCAGCAATCGATGAACGCATCGACCGGATCAACCGCGCACTGGGCGCCGTGCCGTACAACCCGGGGCGCTTCATCCGCTTGGAGAAGGAGCCCACCACCAATCAGGATGTGGCGCAGTTTCGTTCGGACCTGCGCAATCTCACCAACGATATGCTCGCCGTCGACGGGGACCAGTATTCCGAGCTACGATTTCTCGACGTCAAGCGGATCATCGAGCGCTTCCGCGGCCGGGACGGCTTCGCGGAATCGGACAAGAACTGGACGCGTCGAGTCACCGACGTCCGCAACTGGTTCGTGTTTTCGGCCTCTGAACGAGACGTCGACACCGATATCGAGTGGGAGCACTACAGCGATTCCGACGGCAAATCCGGCGGGCAGAAGGAGAAGCTCGCCTATACGATCCTGGCGGCATCCCTGGCGTACCAGTTCGGACTCGAGTGGGGTGCCGAGAAGTCGCGCGACTTTCGGTTTGCTGTTATTGACGAGGCGTTCGGGCGTGGGTCGGACGTTTCGACGCGTTACGCGCTGGACCTGTTCGCGATGCTCGGACTGCAACTACTGATCG
- a CDS encoding WXG100 family type VII secretion target — translation MDNLEVDADETFNISHAISNDAEELREELASLQQEWDTLSRGWTGAAASAYSSIWDEWREGATTLVDSLAESSRNLGHAAARYAKQDTASATTLDSTMDLGL, via the coding sequence ATGGACAACTTGGAAGTAGATGCTGACGAGACGTTCAACATCTCGCACGCCATCAGCAATGACGCCGAAGAGCTTCGCGAAGAGCTAGCGAGCCTGCAGCAAGAGTGGGACACCTTGTCACGCGGATGGACAGGCGCCGCAGCGTCGGCGTACTCGTCCATCTGGGACGAGTGGCGCGAGGGCGCCACCACCCTGGTGGACTCGCTCGCCGAATCCTCGCGCAACCTTGGCCACGCCGCCGCTCGCTACGCCAAGCAGGACACGGCATCCGCGACCACGTTGGATTCGACGATGGATCTGGGACTTTGA
- a CDS encoding DUF3375 domain-containing protein produces MDSAAITAVRDRHPAWRLLRAGNAVLILSFLGDFFVEANRGACAASQVADALDDHLYALNAENAEARFPKDPRAYLEDWAVTEAGYLRRFYPPGDDEVHYEVTPAFEKAYSWVVSLQGRSFVGTESRLHTVVELLRQIVHGTEVHPEARLAELHRRRAEIDAEIAAVEAGDVAMLDATGVRDRYQQLSTTARELLSDFREVEENFRVLDRSAREKIAAWDGSKGELLAELVGSRSEIAGSDQGRSFQSFYDFLLSEQRQNELADLLARVASLDTIDVDQRIRGVHHDWSEAADRAQRTVRQISEQLRRFLDDQVWLENRRVLDLVRAVEAVALEVRDQPPTFGLEVDEPGIEMVLPFERPLYQAPVAVEVESHVAQATETVDADLLFTQTYVDQVRLAEIIRSVMPENSSALLSDVVALHPIEQGAAEIVGYLALNDEELTIDVDDTDETVLEYSDPVDPDITKRARMPKVTVRRR; encoded by the coding sequence ATGGACTCCGCGGCAATCACCGCCGTGCGCGATCGGCATCCCGCATGGCGGCTACTCCGCGCGGGCAACGCGGTGTTGATTCTGTCCTTTCTTGGGGACTTCTTCGTCGAGGCCAACCGCGGGGCCTGCGCGGCGAGCCAGGTGGCAGACGCATTGGACGACCACCTGTACGCGCTCAACGCCGAGAACGCCGAGGCACGGTTCCCCAAGGATCCGCGCGCCTACCTAGAGGACTGGGCGGTCACTGAGGCCGGGTACCTGCGGCGGTTCTACCCTCCCGGTGACGACGAAGTCCACTACGAAGTGACGCCCGCGTTCGAGAAGGCCTACTCCTGGGTGGTCAGCCTGCAGGGCCGATCTTTCGTCGGGACCGAGTCCCGCCTGCACACCGTCGTCGAACTGCTGCGCCAGATCGTGCACGGAACGGAAGTTCACCCTGAGGCTCGGCTGGCCGAACTGCATCGCCGCCGCGCCGAGATTGACGCCGAGATCGCCGCCGTCGAGGCAGGTGACGTGGCCATGCTGGACGCGACCGGGGTGCGGGACCGCTATCAACAGTTGTCGACGACCGCGCGGGAGCTGCTGTCGGACTTTCGCGAAGTCGAAGAGAACTTCCGGGTATTGGACCGCTCGGCGCGGGAGAAGATCGCCGCATGGGACGGCTCGAAGGGCGAGCTGCTTGCCGAACTGGTTGGCAGCCGCTCGGAGATCGCCGGCTCTGACCAGGGACGCAGCTTCCAGTCGTTCTACGATTTCCTGCTCTCCGAGCAGCGCCAGAACGAGCTGGCGGATCTGCTCGCCAGGGTGGCGTCCCTCGACACCATCGACGTAGACCAACGGATCCGCGGAGTCCACCACGATTGGTCGGAGGCCGCCGACCGCGCGCAGCGCACCGTGCGGCAGATCTCCGAACAGCTGCGCCGCTTCCTCGACGACCAGGTGTGGCTGGAGAACCGCCGTGTCCTCGACCTGGTGCGCGCGGTGGAGGCCGTCGCACTCGAGGTGCGGGACCAGCCACCCACTTTCGGGCTGGAGGTCGACGAGCCTGGTATTGAGATGGTGCTGCCGTTCGAGCGGCCGTTGTACCAAGCGCCGGTAGCCGTCGAGGTCGAGAGCCACGTCGCCCAAGCCACCGAAACCGTCGATGCGGACCTGCTGTTCACCCAGACCTATGTCGACCAGGTACGTCTGGCCGAGATCATCCGCTCCGTTATGCCCGAGAATTCGTCGGCGCTCCTGTCGGATGTCGTCGCGCTGCATCCGATCGAGCAGGGGGCCGCCGAGATCGTCGGCTACCTCGCGCTCAACGACGAGGAGTTGACGATCGACGTGGACGACACGGACGAGACGGTCTTGGAGTACTCCGACCCCGTTGACCCGGACATCACCAAGCGGGCGAGGATGCCGAAGGTGACGGTGCGCCGTCGATGA
- a CDS encoding DUF4194 domain-containing protein encodes MSNERAVAAAIIRLMQGVVYRISDEDTWLTLERAGAGVRDHFATIGIDVVVDDTEGYAYLRSRPSEEGEEALPRLVRRRALTYNVSLLLVLLRKRLVEFETSGGEGRLVLSTDQIVEMLRLFQAESTNDARVVDQAETTIKKAAELGFLRQLRGQRDHWEVRRILKAYVDAQTLSDFASKLREYAGTAVNDD; translated from the coding sequence ATGAGCAACGAACGCGCCGTCGCCGCCGCCATCATCCGGCTGATGCAGGGCGTCGTCTACCGCATCTCCGATGAGGACACCTGGCTGACACTGGAACGCGCAGGCGCCGGCGTCCGCGACCACTTCGCCACCATCGGAATCGACGTGGTGGTCGACGACACCGAGGGTTACGCCTACCTTCGCTCCCGGCCCTCTGAAGAAGGCGAGGAGGCGTTGCCGCGGCTGGTGCGGCGACGGGCCCTGACCTACAACGTCAGCTTGCTGCTCGTGCTGCTGCGTAAGCGTCTCGTCGAATTCGAGACCAGCGGCGGTGAGGGCCGACTCGTGCTGAGCACCGACCAGATCGTGGAAATGCTTCGGCTGTTCCAGGCCGAATCCACTAACGACGCGCGCGTGGTGGACCAAGCGGAGACCACCATCAAGAAAGCCGCCGAGCTCGGCTTTCTTCGCCAGTTGCGTGGGCAGCGCGACCATTGGGAGGTGCGGCGCATCCTCAAGGCCTACGTCGATGCCCAGACACTCTCGGACTTCGCGAGCAAGCTCCGCGAGTATGCCGGAACGGCGGTCAATGATGACTGA
- a CDS encoding WXG100-like domain-containing protein, translating to MKALENYGGVIIQAGYNHAVAEHNSTPGNHAPMPSKPADPATVDGTLAATPSAGGPGEGLLDDSIGLVSQVGVPVPDGDTDKVANAADAWDRLATVYQTKTIVEGLDVDARTFGDTHSPEVEYIVRDLGELRDAASAVLNGCAELSESCREYKSALEDLRTQLEDILEELAKELAVTAAIAVAASFVSFGVGAVAGTAKAAHSIAKYARMITGAIGSWKLSKNISKGVKTVHDIAGVRQKLQRIKNLGRKEKPEGKPPAVRNLGDLFRGRTPKASELEDYATSQGWAKTQSPGGPPKYVDENGIVRMTIKEGSPRTPGSEAPHVELRDATGQRIDPNGNPVTRRSEGNHTPIEWDW from the coding sequence GTGAAGGCGCTGGAAAACTACGGCGGCGTCATCATCCAGGCGGGCTACAATCACGCGGTCGCGGAACATAATTCGACGCCTGGCAATCACGCACCGATGCCGTCGAAGCCCGCCGATCCTGCAACCGTCGACGGCACGCTCGCTGCGACTCCATCTGCGGGCGGGCCAGGCGAAGGACTCCTGGACGACTCCATTGGGTTGGTCTCACAGGTAGGCGTACCGGTTCCGGACGGAGACACCGATAAGGTCGCCAACGCGGCCGATGCGTGGGATCGCCTGGCGACGGTGTACCAAACCAAGACGATCGTCGAAGGCCTGGACGTCGACGCCCGCACCTTCGGCGACACGCATTCACCTGAAGTCGAATACATCGTGCGTGACCTCGGGGAGCTGCGCGACGCCGCGTCAGCGGTCCTCAACGGATGTGCTGAACTGTCCGAGTCGTGTCGCGAGTACAAGTCAGCGCTCGAGGATCTACGGACTCAACTCGAAGACATCCTCGAAGAACTGGCGAAGGAACTGGCCGTCACCGCGGCCATCGCGGTTGCCGCGTCATTCGTCTCCTTCGGCGTCGGAGCGGTCGCAGGTACGGCCAAGGCGGCACATTCGATCGCCAAGTACGCGCGGATGATCACCGGAGCGATTGGCTCGTGGAAGCTCTCGAAGAACATCAGCAAGGGTGTCAAAACGGTTCACGACATCGCGGGAGTACGGCAGAAGCTGCAGCGGATCAAGAATCTCGGACGCAAGGAGAAGCCAGAAGGAAAGCCTCCGGCAGTCCGGAACCTGGGTGACCTGTTCAGGGGTCGGACACCGAAAGCAAGCGAATTGGAGGACTATGCGACTTCACAAGGTTGGGCTAAGACCCAGTCGCCCGGTGGACCGCCGAAGTACGTCGATGAGAACGGTATTGTGCGAATGACGATCAAGGAGGGAAGTCCACGCACTCCCGGTAGCGAAGCACCTCACGTTGAGCTTCGGGACGCGACAGGTCAGCGAATAGATCCGAACGGAAACCCCGTGACGAGGCGAAGCGAAGGCAACCACACTCCGATCGAGTGGGATTGGTGA
- a CDS encoding mechanosensitive ion channel family protein, giving the protein MDVHTLAFEWTDTNKHWLIEVPVRIAAYIAVALIARYVLHRMIDRAANRSRKTRNTSDQASVNKPPLLRHLRDKAPLSVAGIKAAERRRQRAQTIGSVLKSTVSIVMLIWLILSILNVVGVNIAPFIASAGIVGLAIGFGAQNLVRDFVTGVFMLLEDQYGVGDNVDLGEAVGEVESVGLRVTTVRDIDGTLWYVRNGEIARVGNMSQDYAVARVELPVALTANVDQAETVAVQAAEEALEDPELAAKVLGSPEMLGVQDVSPDLLTLRMTIKTRPNAQWSVQRRLRRDILRAFDENGIELPIRTPRVYAVPDE; this is encoded by the coding sequence ATGGATGTGCACACCCTCGCCTTCGAATGGACCGACACCAACAAGCACTGGCTCATCGAAGTCCCTGTCCGGATCGCCGCGTACATCGCCGTCGCCCTGATCGCCCGCTACGTCCTGCACCGCATGATCGACCGCGCAGCCAACCGCAGCCGCAAGACCCGCAACACCTCTGACCAGGCATCTGTCAACAAGCCCCCGCTCCTGCGGCACCTGCGGGACAAGGCGCCGTTGTCGGTGGCGGGAATCAAAGCCGCCGAACGGCGAAGGCAGCGCGCGCAGACCATCGGGTCGGTGCTCAAATCGACGGTGTCGATCGTGATGTTGATCTGGCTCATACTGAGCATCCTCAACGTGGTCGGGGTCAACATCGCTCCCTTCATCGCCTCTGCCGGCATCGTCGGCTTGGCGATCGGTTTCGGCGCACAGAACCTGGTGCGCGATTTCGTCACGGGCGTATTCATGCTCTTGGAAGATCAATACGGGGTAGGGGACAACGTCGACCTCGGCGAAGCGGTCGGTGAGGTGGAAAGCGTCGGTCTCCGGGTCACCACCGTGCGCGATATCGACGGCACCCTCTGGTACGTCCGCAACGGTGAGATCGCGCGTGTCGGCAATATGAGCCAGGACTACGCGGTGGCTCGCGTTGAGTTGCCGGTCGCCTTGACCGCCAACGTCGACCAGGCCGAAACGGTGGCCGTCCAAGCCGCCGAGGAAGCGCTGGAGGATCCCGAGTTGGCCGCCAAGGTGCTCGGTAGTCCCGAGATGCTCGGGGTTCAGGACGTGTCGCCCGACCTCCTGACATTACGAATGACGATCAAGACTCGCCCCAATGCGCAGTGGTCGGTGCAGCGGCGACTGCGTCGCGACATCCTTCGCGCCTTCGACGAGAACGGGATCGAGCTGCCGATCCGGACGCCTCGCGTATACGCGGTCCCCGACGAGTGA
- a CDS encoding WXG100 family type VII secretion target encodes MRYRVELDELLAFVDRLQSFERRAEAIAARVDRQVADLHTTWSGEAATAHRAQHDEWVSGATQMREALAELRQAADHAHRNYTEAAQLNRDMLT; translated from the coding sequence ATGCGCTACCGGGTCGAACTGGATGAACTGCTGGCATTCGTAGACAGGCTCCAATCATTCGAACGGCGGGCGGAAGCAATCGCCGCTCGAGTCGACCGCCAAGTCGCCGACCTGCACACCACCTGGTCCGGAGAAGCGGCTACGGCACATCGGGCCCAGCACGACGAATGGGTCTCCGGCGCAACACAGATGCGGGAAGCGCTCGCCGAACTGCGACAGGCCGCAGACCACGCCCACCGCAACTACACCGAAGCCGCGCAGCTCAATCGGGACATGCTGACGTGA